The genomic DNA CTGTAACGACCACTGCATTGATGGTTTTTTCCAGGACCTGTTTTAGCGCGTTGACGGTGATTGAATGATCTGATGGCAGTTTCATGTTTGCTCTGGACCTTCTTTTGTGAGTTGACCGATTACTGCTTCCAGTTCATCAGCGGATAATGGGGGAGTATGCAGGACTTCCGTCATTTTGTTGGTTTTTTCAATCGCGGTCAGGAAGACATCCTGGGAATCCATTCTCCCTTTTTGGTAATAATCAGATAACAGCTGATTCACCTTAAGAATTCGCTGGGGGACCGGTTGATCGCACATTTCTGCGAAGGCTTCCGCTACCCGCATACAGCGGACCAGTCCCTGTGTCATGATGGGCAGATTCATGTCGGTGTCATCCTGGTGATGCGCATAGACCGGTTGTAGAATCGAGAAGGGAAAACTCCAGGATTGCAGGACGGCTGCTGAAACCATGCCATGGTCGGTATTGGTGACCATGTTCTCGGAGGTGATAAACTGCAGGGTTGGTATGCTGCGAACCCGTTTGACGACACGTTCAAAGTAGGCTTCACCATAATGTTCAGCCAGTACCAGGATGCCGATGTCCTGCAGGATCCCCAGCAGGTAAGCCGTTTCCGGTGGCACAGAGTCATAGTACCGGGCGACCGATTCTGCAGTGGCGGCGATCAGCGAGGTGCGTTTGAGATACCAGTGACGGAATTCTTCCGCCCAGGGCTTCATCAGTTTGGAGTGAACCGTGCGCAGTCCCAGCGAAAGGCAGATGGCAATTGCCTGCCGGGGGCCCAGCAGGGTGACGATGCCTTTGAGATCTTTCTGTTTTGATGAGGCTGCAACTTGTGACGAATTGGCGACCTTGATCAGTTCGGAAGTCAATCGCGAGTCGGTTTCAATTTCACGGACCAGTTGTGGAATTGAAATTTCCAGTGAGGAGCGGGCAGCATGTTCAGCGAGCCTGGTGAGTACATGCGGAATGGGAGGCACATCACTGAATTCTGTGACCAGACGACGGGCGGCGGGGTCAATCATCAGGCAATGGTGTGAGAGACGCGACATGAAACCGTAGGCCATGTTCAGAATTTCGGTTTCGTCGGTGTCCTCTTCGATCGTCCTTTCCACTCCCTGGCAGTTATCGATGTTGAGTCGGTCGAGTGAATCTCGGGGGCCTCTCAGGAATGCAGGAATATTGATCAGGTCGGCGTGCAGGCGTTCGACAATCTGATTTCCCCTCAAGAAACCTGATAATTCCTGATCGATAATCAACAGGTCGACCCGTTTTTCATTCACAATTTCCAGCAGGTGATCGGTGCTGAGGGCGATGATTACATCCAGGGGCGATTCAGCCGAAGCCATTACAATCCGGTGACAGAACGACGTATCCGGACTCAGGACAACGACATTGTGCTTCGAGCCAGAGGGGGGGGAGGGAGTAGCGGCAGTTTGAACCGGTTTTGAGTCTTTTGTCTGAGCGGCCGCACCTCTTTCCAGGAGCTCCAGCATGTTCTCTGAAAATTCTTTGTAATCGACGGGTTTGCGATAGAGGTGTTTGACACCCCGCTTCCGCAGGTCTTCGTCAATTAAAGCTTGCATGATGCCGGTGAGCACACAGATCTCCGGTCGCTGATCCTGCCGTTGGATCAACTGCAGACACAAGGCGTGTCCATTCA from Gimesia sp. includes the following:
- a CDS encoding HDOD domain-containing protein; protein product: MSLPITRQTQLSEDLAINSFQYHALIVDDEPSLRQLLARALSKVGIRCDTAENGIAALEMCQSHTYDLVIVDLKMPQMNGHALCLQLIQRQDQRPEICVLTGIMQALIDEDLRKRGVKHLYRKPVDYKEFSENMLELLERGAAAQTKDSKPVQTAATPSPPSGSKHNVVVLSPDTSFCHRIVMASAESPLDVIIALSTDHLLEIVNEKRVDLLIIDQELSGFLRGNQIVERLHADLINIPAFLRGPRDSLDRLNIDNCQGVERTIEEDTDETEILNMAYGFMSRLSHHCLMIDPAARRLVTEFSDVPPIPHVLTRLAEHAARSSLEISIPQLVREIETDSRLTSELIKVANSSQVAASSKQKDLKGIVTLLGPRQAIAICLSLGLRTVHSKLMKPWAEEFRHWYLKRTSLIAATAESVARYYDSVPPETAYLLGILQDIGILVLAEHYGEAYFERVVKRVRSIPTLQFITSENMVTNTDHGMVSAAVLQSWSFPFSILQPVYAHHQDDTDMNLPIMTQGLVRCMRVAEAFAEMCDQPVPQRILKVNQLLSDYYQKGRMDSQDVFLTAIEKTNKMTEVLHTPPLSADELEAVIGQLTKEGPEQT